The Arthrobacter zhaoxinii sequence TCCTTCTCACGGTCGCCGCGGCAGTCGAACTCCGCCCGCTGGCGCTTGATCAGGTTGGCCGCTTGATCCACCTCGTGCGGCAGCGTCATGATGATCCGCAGGCCCACCAGATCAATCAGGTTCCGCAGCGGATCCGGGAACAGCAGGGTGGGAAGTTCCCCGGGGTGTTCCGGCGGCAGCATCCGGGAGGCCTTGTCCCGGAAGGATTCCACCGTCTTGGTGCGCGAGGCAACAAACAGCGGCTTCACCGGGCTGTCGGCAAAAACGGCGCGCAGGTTCGCTTCCATTTCTGCGGTGACCGCTTCCAGTCCCGGCCGGACCCGGGCATATTCATCGGTGCTGGCCTGGACTGTGGGCCGCAGCCGCTCATCCAGTGTGTCCCACGCGCTCAAAGCTGTATTCCTTTCCCCTGCCTGTCGCCCCCTACGGCACAGTGTTTTTTCTACACGGCGATAGGCTCCCTATCAGATTAAGCCCGCGAGCAGGAAGGATCCTCATGCCGGTGACAGCCTTGCATGTTTCCTACGGTCCGGACCCGGACCAGTACGCCGAGCTCACGCTCCCCGGCTCCGCGGCACGCGCCGTGGTGGTCATCATCCACGGCGGCTACTGGCGTGCGGCCTACGACGCCGAGCTGGGCCGGCCGCTGGCGGCAGACCTGGCCGCGCGCGGGTTTGCGGCCTGGAACCTTGAGTACCGGCGGGCCGGCAAAGGCGGGGGCTGGCCGGAAACGTTCGAGGATGTCTGCGCAGGGATCGACGCACTGGCGCCGGCTGCCCGGGAGTACGACGTCGATCTCTCCCGGGTGGTCCTCCTGGGCCACTCCGCCGGGGGCCACCTGGCCGTGCTCGCTGCCGCCCGCACCGACCCGCACGTCCTACCGGCCGGCGTCGTCAGCTCCTCCGGTGTCCTTAACCTGGCCGAGGCCCATGAGCTGGGCCTGAGCGACGGGGCGGTGCGGAACTTCCTCGGCTGCACACCGGAAGAGGATCCCCGGCGTTACCGGGATGCCGACCCCATGCATGCCCTGCCGCTGCAGGTTCCGGTCTGGGCGCTGCACGGCGAGGAAGACAGCACTGTGCCGCTGAGCTCCTCCAGCAGCTGGGTGGATGCCGCCCGGGCCAGCGGAACCCGGGCACAGCTGCGCATGATCCCGGGGGACCATTTCGCAATGATTACCCCCGGCACCAAGGCATGGGACGCCGTCGTCGACGTGGTCTGCGAGGCCGCCGGAATCCCTGCCGTTTAAGGAAACAAAAAGAGTGCTCTGTTAGGTTGGCGGTGTGCTTACAGTTATTGGCGAAGCCCTTGTGGATGAAGTAGTCAGCGACACGGCGCCGCGGCGGTCGCACCCCGGCGGCAGTCCGCTGAATGTGGCGGTGGGCGTGGCACGGATGGGCCGGCCGGTGCAGTTTGTGGGCCGCTTCGGCTCGGACACCTACGGCGCGATGATCGCCGAGCACCTCCGCAGCAATTCGGTGCTGACCGCCTTCGAAGCCGATGAGCTGCCTACCAGTGTGGCCACGGCCGTGCTGGATCCGGCCGGCGGCGCCCGCTACACCTTCGACCTGGAATGGACGCTGCCCGGCCTGGACCTTCCGGCACTGCTGGACGGCACCACCATGCTGCATACCGGCTCCATCGCATCCATGCTCTCGCCGGGTGCCGGACACGTGCTGCACGCCGTGGAACGGGCACGGCCCGGATGCACCATCACCTATGACCCGAACTGCCGCCCGACAATCATCACCGACGTCTCCTATGCCCGGGAACAGGCCGAAAAATTCGTGGCACTGGCCGACGTCGTCAAGGCCTCCGACGAGGACCTGCGATGGCTTTACCCCGACGAACCGGTGGAGGAATCCGCGCGGCGCTGGCTCGCGGCCGGCCCCTCCATAGTCGTGGTCACGCGGGGCTCGAAGGGGCCGTGGGCCGTGGCCGCGGCCGGTGAATGCGAAGTGGCCGCACCGGCCGTCACCGTCGTGGACACCGTGGGTGCGGGGGATTCCTTTATGTCCGCCCTGCTGGTGGGGCTGATGGACCGGGAGCTCGACGGCGGTGCCCGCCGCAGCGACCTTGCCCGGGTCAGCGTGGAGGAACTCCGGGAGCTGATCTCCTTCGCCGCCCGCGCTGCCGCCGTCACCGTGTCCCGTGCCGGGGCCAACCCGCCGTACCGCCGCGAAGTCCTCTGACTCCGGCGCCGCAACCCTAGCTGCGTATGCCCGCAGTGCCGTAATACCCATGATCTGAGAGGAAAAACAGTGGAAAGCCGAGACCCGTACGAGGCCCTCCCGCAGGTGCCCGAGTTCACCGTCGAGAGTGAGGAATTCGCGAACGGAGCCACGTTCGCACCGGCCCAGTACAGCGCCAAGATGGGGGTAGCCGACGGCAGCGATGCCTCGCCGCAGCTTTCCTGGGCCGGGTTCCCGGAGCAGACCCGCAGCTTCGCCGTCACCATGTACGATCCGGACGCCCCCACCGCCAGCGGCTACTGGCACTGGGCCGCCTTTAATATTCCGGCGTCGGTCACCGGACTCGCCGCGGATGCAGCCAACACGGGACAGATGCCCGCCGGCAGCGTGCAGCTGGCCAACGACGCCGGATTTGCCGGCTTTGTGGGCGCGGCCCCGCCCGCCGGACACGGACGGCACCGCTACTTCGTGGTGGTCCACGCCGTGGATACGGAGAATCTGGACGTCCCGCCGGACGCCACCCCGGCTGCCCTGGGCTTCGCCCTCTTCACCCACACCCTGGCGCGGGCCACGATGATCGGCACCGCGGAAATCCCCGGGGACTAGGTTCCGTGCAGGCCGCGCACCCTGCGGCCTGCACCGTGTCGATTCAGCGCTGATCCCGGAAGTAAGCTGGATGCCATGCAGGGACAGCGGGGGCCGGTACGGCTGATAGCAAGTGACATGGACGGCACCATCGTGGGTGCGGACAACAGCATCAGCGACCGGACCGTCAGGGCCTTCCGGGCCTGCATGGCAGCGGGCATCGACGTCGTCTTCGTGACGGGACGCCCGCCCCGCTGGCTGGATCCGCTCCGCGAGCGGATCGGGCACGAGGGTACCGTGATCTGCTCCAACGGGGCCATCACCTATGACCTGGCAGCCGAGCAGGTCCTCTCCACCCGGCTGCTCCCGCTTGAACAGATGTTCGCTGCCGCGGAAGTCATCAGGGACCTTTTCCCGCGGGCACGTTTCGCGGCGGAAACGGTGGACGGGCTCCATCTGGAGGACGGCTTTGTCGATACCGGATCCCTCGAACTCCTCGGCGGCATCATTCCCGGACCGCTGCACGAATCCCTCGCGGGCTCACCGGGTGTGGCGAAATTCCTCGCCCGGGGAGGCGACATCTCCCCGGATGAGTTCCTGCGCCGGGTAGCGCCGGCCGTGTCGAAGCTGGTGGAGACCACGCACTCGGCACCGCGGATGCCGTTGCTGGAAATGTCCCTGCCGGGCCTGAACAAGGCCGCGACGCTGGCCGCCTATGCCAAGGGGAAGGGTATTGACGCGGCAGAGACCATAGCTTTCGGCGACATGCCCAATGACATTTCCATGCTGGGATGGGCTGGCCGGGGCTACGCGATGGCCTCCGGACACCCTGCCGCCCGCGAGGCGGCGGCCTACACCGCGCCCGGCTTTACGGACGACGGCGTGGCAGTGATCCTTGAGCAGCTGCTCGATGTTCGGGAAGCCGCCTCAGGAGCTGGTGCGCGGTAATCACCACCGCCAGCCAGGCGGCTCCGAGCGTCCAGGCCACCAGGACGTCCGTCAGCCAGTGATGGCCGAGGTAGACCCGGCTCATGCCCACCGCGAACGTAAAGGCCGCTGCCGCCAGGACAACAGCTGCTTTCGCCCGGCGATTATGCACGTGCAGGATCACCAGATAGGCCAGGATCCCCGCGATAACAATCGAGTTCAGGGTGTGTCCGCTCGGGAACGAGGCGGAGGATTCATACGGGGGCACGGCGTCGGCCAGGGCCGGCCGGGTCCGCCCGATGAGTGCCTTTCCGGTCACCGTCATCAGCAGGGAACCGCCGGCTGCAGCGGCCGTGAGGATCAGCGGGGTCCAGGAACGCCAGCGCAGGCACATCAGCAGCACCACGAGTCCGGCAATGATCGGCATGCCGACAGTGCCTGCCAGGTTGGTGAAGCCGGTGACGGCTGCATCGAGTTCCGGGTTGCGCAGCTGCAGCGCCTGATCCAGGGCCGGCCGGTCCAGCCCGGCGATGCCGTCGGCATCCGTGACCGAGTCATAGACCTCTGCGGACACCAGGGTGAGGGCCAGTGCTGGAACCAGGCCGGCAGCCAGAATGACCAGCAGGGTCACGTGCGGCGAGGTTGCACGGGTGATCGCATGCAGCAGGCGGCGCAGCGGATTTTCGGCGGGGGCGGGGCGCTGCACGGGGTCCGGGGTCATGGATCAAGTATGCCAAGCCGGCCGGACAGCCAGTCCAGGTTGTTCTCCAGCCCGGCCCGCCAGACCTGCCAGGAATGGCCGCCCGGAAGTTCCTGGAGCTGTACGTCCGCACCGGCGGCCCGGGCCGCCTCGTACACCTGCCGCCCTTCCGGCGCGTAGACCCTGTCTTCGCGTCCGACGACGACGACGCCGGCGAGTTCCGGGAAGGGCATCCGGCGGAACCGGTCCACGGCGTTCTGTTCTGCAAAGGCCTGCTCGTCTCCGCCGAAGTAGGTGTCCAGCAGCGCCTGGTGGCCCTCGGCGTCGGTGGGCTCGTTTTCCCCGGCGATGTCGAGGAACGTCGGGTAGACGTCGGGATGGTTGGCGGCCAGCTGCACCGCGCACGTGCCGCCGAAGGAATACCCGGCGACGGCCCACTGGCGGGCGCCGGCCGTCCCTGCCCCCAGCTGCTGCTGGACCCAGGCGGGAAGGTCCCGGGCCAGGTAGGTGGCCGAGTCGCTGACCGAGGTGTCCAGGCACAGCGGCCAGTCGGGGTTGGAGTCGTTGCTGGCGTCCGGCATCACCACAACCGGCGCCAGGCCGGCATGGCGGGAGGCAAAGCCGTCCATCATTTCGGCTATCCGGCCGCTGACCAGCCAGTCATTCGGCGAACCGGGCTGGCCGTGGATCAGGACCAGCACGGGCAGGCTGACGGCGCCGGGATCGGCGAGGTACGCCGGCGGGAGGTAGATCAGAGCAGGGTGGGAGGCATAGCCGGAGGCTCCCGCAGGGATCTCCGCGCGGTACACCTGTCCTTCCCCGGGCATGTCCGGCGGCGGGGACCAGTCCTGTTCGGAGGCAGCGGGCCGGTCCATGCCGGCGGCGGCGGGCCGGGGCAGCGGATCATCAGTCGCTGACGGAGGATCCAGCAGGGACCGCACCGTAGGGTATTGGGCGTAGGCAAGGTTCACCGTGCAGGCCAGCGCTCCCAGCAGGGCCAGTGCGGCCAGGACCCCGGCGGTCCGGCGGAGGGCCGGGGTCCCCGGGGCCGCCACCTGCCGAAAGGCCAGCTGGAAGCCCAGGACCGCCAGGGCGCTGTAGGCGTAAAGCGTCCGCGGCAGGGAAGTATTCCACCAATGGAATATATGTTCGGCGAGCACGTAGAGCAGCGCCGTGCTGCCCGCGGCCACCACGGCGAAGACCAGGATGGTGCGCAGTCCCAGCTTCCTTCCGGCTATTCCGAGCCACAGCAGGGCGACGACGCCCAGGGCCAGGAAAAGGGTCGGGAGGAACCCGTCAACCAGTGACAGGGACAGCACGGCCTGCGGCGGCCTCATCCGGTGCGGTCCACGATCCGGCGGGCCAGCGACAATCCCTGGCTGAACGACAAATCGGGGACATATGCCCGGGTCAGGGCGTTGGCGATGGCCGGCAGGGACGCCGGATCCAGATAGGTCATGAACAGCGGCACGTATTCCGGGCCGAACTTGGCTTTGAAGGCCAGCAGGGACCGGAATCCGTACACGGGTTCCAGCGTGGCCCCCAACCGGTCCAGCAGCCGTTCCATGACGGGCGGCCCTTCCTCCGCGCCGTCGTCGTTACCGGGTGCACGGGCAAGCGGCGCTCCGGACAGGCTGAGGAAGGAAAAGCCTTCGTCCTGGAGGGACAGGGCAGCGGAGGCGATGAGGAAGTCCATCCCCAGCCGGAAGCCGCTGCTGCGCCGGCGCATAAAATCCAGGGTCCAGCCCGCAACGGATCCGTCGCGGTACACCGGGAGCCAGGACGTCACTGCATGCACGGTGCCGTCTGAGTCGACGGCCAGCAGGCACCGCACCTCCGGATCGTCCACTTCTTCCAGCCCGCCCAGCGTGAACCCCATTTCTGGCATCTTCTTATCCGCCACCCACTCCTCCGAAATGGCGTAGACCTGGTCCTTCACCGCCAGCGGTGCACTGGGATACCTCACCCACTGCGCGCGGATGCCGTGCTTGCGCGCCTGGTTCATGGCCGTGCGGATGTCCTGGAACCGCTTTCCTTTAAAGACCAGCGACCCCAGCGGGAGCACGGTCTCCTCCGCGACCTGGAGCGAGAAAAACCCCAGCCGTTCGCTGGCCTCGCGTACCTGTGGTCCCACCGAATAGAAGCAGGCCGTGGTGCCGTTGGCGGCGCAGAACGCCGCAAAGCCTTCCACGGAGCTGCGCAGCTCATCCCGGGGGCCCACCGGCTCCCCGACGGTGAGGGCCACGCCGAGGTCCAGCCGGTAGGCAACGTAGGAATTCCCGCCGGGGGAGAACCAGTAGTGATTACCCTGCCAGAGGGTCATCCACGCGAGCGTGCTGCCGCCGTGGGTTCGAAGCAGCGAGCGGGCGCGGTCCGCGTCCCTGGCGGCCGGGCTGTCGGGCGGCGCCAGGAAAGAGCGCAGCAGCTGAGTGCACGTGACAACCCAGAAAAGCACCCCCACCCCCTCGTAGAGCAGGACCGCGGGCAGGTTCTCGGGAACGATTCCGGGTGCGCGGGTGGTCACCTCCAGAACGGGAAGGAACCGTCCGGGCAGATCCGCCGTGAGCAGGGCCGGTGTCGCCGCGGGGGAGAAACCGTTGCGGTTCAGCAGGCCCGTCCCCAGATAGAGTGCGGCGAGCAGAACGGCCAGCAGGGCCACGGTGCCTGCGAGTCGGCGGTAGGTGCCGGCGGGGGCTGCGACCGGAAAGAGCCTGCGGGTGAAGGCAAGCAGCACCAACACGGCCAGCGGAACCGCCATGGGCACCACCAGTGCAATAAAACTTCCGGTGCCCGGGGACAGTGTGCCTTGTCCTGCCAGCAACCGGCCGATCCGTACTGCGGCCAGAACGGTCATGGCTCCCTGCAGCAGCAAGGCGGCCAGCCAGGCAAAGTGCCTCCCCCGGCGCAGACCGTCGGAAAACACGGCCAGCAGCACCAGCGGCAGCGTGGCCAGGAAAAACGCCGCAGGTCCGGCGCGCAGCTGAAGACGTGCAGCGGCGCAGCGTGCGGAGTCCGATTCGACGCCGCACAGCTGCGCCAGTTCTGCGGGAGTGCGCACCTCCACATCCGTGAACAGGTACCGCAGCACCGCCAGCGGGCCCACGGGCTGGGTGCTGAGGGCACTGATCACCGGCCCGGCGGCGGAGGCCAGCACTAGCAGTGCCACCAGGACCCGGGCTTCGCGCCTGCTGGTGACCAGCCGGCGCGGAAGAGCAGGCCGCCGGCCGGCCAGATAGGGTCCCGCCGCCGCGCCGGTAACGGCCGCGCCGAGGACCGTGAGGCTGGAAAAGCTTCCACCGTAAAGCGCCAGCAGGACCAGCAGAGTGAAGAGAGCAACCCGCAGGCGGCGGCGCCACAGGGTCCCGAGTTGCGCGCTTGCGGCGGCAAGGGCGGCGGCCAGGAACGCCGTCGGGCCCACATAGGACTCGGAGACGAGGGCGCGGGACCAGTCACCGATTGAGGCACTGGTCAGATAGGCGAACCCCGTGGTCAGCAGCAGACCCGCAACCTGCCCGCCCAGACCAGCGAGCAGGAACTTCCCGGTTCCCAGCAGCCGCTCACAGGGGAGGCCTGCCAGCAGCGCGAGCAGGGTCCCGCCCAGATAGCCGGCCGGGCTGCCGGCCCAGAAACCGCACAGAACCAGCGCTGCCGGATGCTCAGCCACGGTGCCCACGGAGACGGTCACCTCTGCCAGCAGCGGCCCCTCGGGCCCTTGTCCAACCGAGTCGGTGAATGCGCCCAGGATCCAGAACAGTGCAATAAAACCAAGGGTGGCCGGAGCTACGCGGGCGCTTCCGCGCAGCCGCTGCAGCGGCCGGTTCAGCAAAGCCCGGAAACGGGGCAGGGCGGCGAGCATGTCAGGCACGGTACTGACCTCCACGAGCTAAACCGGCTGGAGCTGCTGCCGGTCGCGGTCCTGCCAGTCTAGGCTCGGGCCCCCTCGCCAAGGACCGCCTTTGGATCAGGCCGGTCCTTGGTAGGGTACAAATGTGCTGGCAACCTATCCATACTTCCGTGCCCCTCGGGACACCGGGAACACCCGTCCGGCATCGTCGCCGGCGCCCATCGCCCTGGCTCACCGGGGCTTTTCCCCCGATGGCTGCGAAAACACGCTCCCGGCCTTCCGGGCCGCGGCGGAGCTGGGGATCAGCTACCTGGAAACAGACGTGCGTACCAGCCGCGACGGCATCCTGATGGCCTTTCACGACGAAACCGTTGACCGGCTGTCCGGCGGGGTGGTGGGGAAAATCAGCCAGCTCACCCGGAAGGAACTTCGAGAGGTGCTGATAGGCGGGGCGGAACAGATCCCCACCTTCGAAGAGCTCCTGACCGAATGGCCGCAGATGCGGTTGAACGTTGATGTCAAGGATGCAGCAGGGGCGGCACTGCTGGCGGCACTGATAGAAAAGCACTCCGCCCATGACCGGGTCCTCGTCGCGTCCTTCTCGGACGTCCGCCGTCTGGGCACCCTGCGCCGCCTCACCCGGCCGGCTGCAAGCTCCGCCGGCAGTGCCCTGACAGCGGCACTGCGCCTGCTCGCTCCGCTGGGGGCGGCCGGTCTTCTCGCCCGGCTGGGCCGGTTCCAGTGCGTCCAGGTTCCGCTGCGGTTCGGTCCCGTACCCGTGGTGACGCCGGGGTTTGTCCGCAGCTGCCACCGCGCCGGAATCCAGGTCCACGTCTGGACCGTGAACGACGCGCCGACCATGAACCGGCTGCTGGACCTGGGCGTGGACGGCATTGTTTCTGACCGTTCGGACATCCTGGTGGACGTCCTCAAAGACCGCGGACAGTGGACGTAACACCTGATTAATGCCCCTTGTCCGTTCCGGCTGGCAGGATGAAGGCATGCGCGTAGTTATTGCTCCGGACAAGTTCAAGGGAACCCTCAGTTCTGTGGAAGCCGCAGCGGCCATGGGTGAAGGGGTGCTGGCGGTCTATCCGGACGCCGTGGTCACCGCGGTTCCAGTGGCCGACGGCGGCGAGGGCACCCTGGACGCCGCACTGACCGCCGGGGCGCAGCCCCGCAC is a genomic window containing:
- a CDS encoding alpha/beta hydrolase family protein is translated as MPVTALHVSYGPDPDQYAELTLPGSAARAVVVIIHGGYWRAAYDAELGRPLAADLAARGFAAWNLEYRRAGKGGGWPETFEDVCAGIDALAPAAREYDVDLSRVVLLGHSAGGHLAVLAAARTDPHVLPAGVVSSSGVLNLAEAHELGLSDGAVRNFLGCTPEEDPRRYRDADPMHALPLQVPVWALHGEEDSTVPLSSSSSWVDAARASGTRAQLRMIPGDHFAMITPGTKAWDAVVDVVCEAAGIPAV
- a CDS encoding carbohydrate kinase family protein, whose protein sequence is MLTVIGEALVDEVVSDTAPRRSHPGGSPLNVAVGVARMGRPVQFVGRFGSDTYGAMIAEHLRSNSVLTAFEADELPTSVATAVLDPAGGARYTFDLEWTLPGLDLPALLDGTTMLHTGSIASMLSPGAGHVLHAVERARPGCTITYDPNCRPTIITDVSYAREQAEKFVALADVVKASDEDLRWLYPDEPVEESARRWLAAGPSIVVVTRGSKGPWAVAAAGECEVAAPAVTVVDTVGAGDSFMSALLVGLMDRELDGGARRSDLARVSVEELRELISFAARAAAVTVSRAGANPPYRREVL
- a CDS encoding YbhB/YbcL family Raf kinase inhibitor-like protein; the encoded protein is MESRDPYEALPQVPEFTVESEEFANGATFAPAQYSAKMGVADGSDASPQLSWAGFPEQTRSFAVTMYDPDAPTASGYWHWAAFNIPASVTGLAADAANTGQMPAGSVQLANDAGFAGFVGAAPPAGHGRHRYFVVVHAVDTENLDVPPDATPAALGFALFTHTLARATMIGTAEIPGD
- a CDS encoding HAD family hydrolase, giving the protein MQGQRGPVRLIASDMDGTIVGADNSISDRTVRAFRACMAAGIDVVFVTGRPPRWLDPLRERIGHEGTVICSNGAITYDLAAEQVLSTRLLPLEQMFAAAEVIRDLFPRARFAAETVDGLHLEDGFVDTGSLELLGGIIPGPLHESLAGSPGVAKFLARGGDISPDEFLRRVAPAVSKLVETTHSAPRMPLLEMSLPGLNKAATLAAYAKGKGIDAAETIAFGDMPNDISMLGWAGRGYAMASGHPAAREAAAYTAPGFTDDGVAVILEQLLDVREAASGAGAR
- a CDS encoding phosphatase PAP2 family protein; the encoded protein is MTPDPVQRPAPAENPLRRLLHAITRATSPHVTLLVILAAGLVPALALTLVSAEVYDSVTDADGIAGLDRPALDQALQLRNPELDAAVTGFTNLAGTVGMPIIAGLVVLLMCLRWRSWTPLILTAAAAGGSLLMTVTGKALIGRTRPALADAVPPYESSASFPSGHTLNSIVIAGILAYLVILHVHNRRAKAAVVLAAAAFTFAVGMSRVYLGHHWLTDVLVAWTLGAAWLAVVITAHQLLRRLPEHRAAAQGSLPRRRP
- a CDS encoding alpha/beta hydrolase; its protein translation is MRPPQAVLSLSLVDGFLPTLFLALGVVALLWLGIAGRKLGLRTILVFAVVAAGSTALLYVLAEHIFHWWNTSLPRTLYAYSALAVLGFQLAFRQVAAPGTPALRRTAGVLAALALLGALACTVNLAYAQYPTVRSLLDPPSATDDPLPRPAAAGMDRPAASEQDWSPPPDMPGEGQVYRAEIPAGASGYASHPALIYLPPAYLADPGAVSLPVLVLIHGQPGSPNDWLVSGRIAEMMDGFASRHAGLAPVVVMPDASNDSNPDWPLCLDTSVSDSATYLARDLPAWVQQQLGAGTAGARQWAVAGYSFGGTCAVQLAANHPDVYPTFLDIAGENEPTDAEGHQALLDTYFGGDEQAFAEQNAVDRFRRMPFPELAGVVVVGREDRVYAPEGRQVYEAARAAGADVQLQELPGGHSWQVWRAGLENNLDWLSGRLGILDP
- a CDS encoding bifunctional lysylphosphatidylglycerol flippase/synthetase MprF, which codes for MLAALPRFRALLNRPLQRLRGSARVAPATLGFIALFWILGAFTDSVGQGPEGPLLAEVTVSVGTVAEHPAALVLCGFWAGSPAGYLGGTLLALLAGLPCERLLGTGKFLLAGLGGQVAGLLLTTGFAYLTSASIGDWSRALVSESYVGPTAFLAAALAAASAQLGTLWRRRLRVALFTLLVLLALYGGSFSSLTVLGAAVTGAAAGPYLAGRRPALPRRLVTSRREARVLVALLVLASAAGPVISALSTQPVGPLAVLRYLFTDVEVRTPAELAQLCGVESDSARCAAARLQLRAGPAAFFLATLPLVLLAVFSDGLRRGRHFAWLAALLLQGAMTVLAAVRIGRLLAGQGTLSPGTGSFIALVVPMAVPLAVLVLLAFTRRLFPVAAPAGTYRRLAGTVALLAVLLAALYLGTGLLNRNGFSPAATPALLTADLPGRFLPVLEVTTRAPGIVPENLPAVLLYEGVGVLFWVVTCTQLLRSFLAPPDSPAARDADRARSLLRTHGGSTLAWMTLWQGNHYWFSPGGNSYVAYRLDLGVALTVGEPVGPRDELRSSVEGFAAFCAANGTTACFYSVGPQVREASERLGFFSLQVAEETVLPLGSLVFKGKRFQDIRTAMNQARKHGIRAQWVRYPSAPLAVKDQVYAISEEWVADKKMPEMGFTLGGLEEVDDPEVRCLLAVDSDGTVHAVTSWLPVYRDGSVAGWTLDFMRRRSSGFRLGMDFLIASAALSLQDEGFSFLSLSGAPLARAPGNDDGAEEGPPVMERLLDRLGATLEPVYGFRSLLAFKAKFGPEYVPLFMTYLDPASLPAIANALTRAYVPDLSFSQGLSLARRIVDRTG
- a CDS encoding glycerophosphodiester phosphodiesterase family protein, yielding MLATYPYFRAPRDTGNTRPASSPAPIALAHRGFSPDGCENTLPAFRAAAELGISYLETDVRTSRDGILMAFHDETVDRLSGGVVGKISQLTRKELREVLIGGAEQIPTFEELLTEWPQMRLNVDVKDAAGAALLAALIEKHSAHDRVLVASFSDVRRLGTLRRLTRPAASSAGSALTAALRLLAPLGAAGLLARLGRFQCVQVPLRFGPVPVVTPGFVRSCHRAGIQVHVWTVNDAPTMNRLLDLGVDGIVSDRSDILVDVLKDRGQWT